A window of the Candidatus Epulonipiscium sp. genome harbors these coding sequences:
- a CDS encoding BON domain-containing protein — translation MNKDDALIQQLEDSLRDSLKHQIIDLNVHLTDGTVYLTGFVDCLTDKIQAGKVVQNYVPNIRFENNLTIAMNGSITDKQLQEQTVDNLRHCEFADRVENVGIKVEGGSGTLIGSVRTLSDEIKALEVARQTTGLKDVASNLNIETSANIYDNNILKSIIAEALNDSDLSRHSIIPNVDRGIVTIEGMVDHRYEVEMAGDLIANIEGVIKIKNHLRNREDDKDLPGIN, via the coding sequence ATGAATAAAGACGATGCATTAATTCAGCAGTTAGAAGATAGCCTAAGGGACAGTCTTAAACATCAAATTATTGACTTAAATGTTCATCTTACTGATGGAACTGTTTATTTAACAGGTTTTGTTGATTGTTTAACAGATAAAATCCAAGCAGGTAAGGTTGTTCAAAATTATGTGCCTAATATTCGCTTTGAAAATAACTTAACAATTGCCATGAACGGAAGTATAACTGACAAGCAGCTTCAGGAACAAACAGTGGATAACCTTCGCCATTGTGAATTTGCTGATAGAGTTGAAAATGTAGGAATTAAAGTTGAGGGGGGTTCTGGGACTTTAATAGGTAGTGTAAGAACTCTTTCTGATGAAATAAAGGCTCTTGAAGTAGCAAGGCAGACTACTGGCCTTAAGGACGTTGCCAGTAATCTAAATATAGAAACTTCTGCCAACATATATGATAATAATATATTAAAAAGTATAATTGCAGAAGCCTTAAATGATTCCGATTTATCAAGACATTCTATTATCCCTAATGTTGATAGGGGCATTGTAACCATAGAAGGAATGGTGGATCATCGCTATGAAGTTGAAATGGCAGGGGATTTAATTGCTAATATTGAAGGTGTCATCAAGATTAAAAATCATTTAAGAAATCGAGAAGATGATAAGGATTTACCCGGAATTAATTAA
- a CDS encoding TIGR00159 family protein, giving the protein MNVPHIRIVDIIDILIVAYLIYKIITWIKDTRAWALFKGLVVIFAVAIIAYVFHLNTVWWILSNTISVGIIAVFVVFQPEFRRALEQLGRGHLFSSFMIFDEQRDKDENLSDTTIEAIVKAIEHMSNYKTGALIVIEKNVKLGDYERTGITVDAMVTAQLLINIFENNTPLHDGAVIIKNNRISAATCYLPLTDSLEISKELGTRHRAALGVSEVSDAITIVVSEETGTISVTQSGSLTRNVKGEFIRTLLVDTPGRKIEKKKLVLWKGRHKHE; this is encoded by the coding sequence ATGAATGTTCCACATATTCGCATTGTGGATATTATTGACATACTTATTGTTGCATATCTTATTTATAAAATAATTACATGGATTAAAGATACCAGAGCATGGGCTCTTTTTAAAGGGCTTGTTGTTATTTTTGCTGTTGCAATCATAGCTTATGTATTCCACTTAAACACGGTATGGTGGATACTATCTAATACCATATCCGTAGGGATTATTGCTGTATTTGTGGTATTTCAGCCAGAATTTAGAAGGGCCTTAGAACAATTAGGAAGAGGACATTTATTTTCATCATTTATGATTTTTGATGAACAAAGGGATAAAGATGAGAATCTTTCTGATACTACAATAGAAGCAATAGTCAAGGCCATAGAACATATGTCTAACTATAAAACAGGAGCCCTTATTGTAATTGAAAAAAATGTAAAGCTTGGAGATTATGAAAGAACGGGTATTACGGTTGACGCCATGGTGACAGCACAACTTCTTATTAATATCTTTGAAAATAATACTCCTCTTCATGATGGAGCAGTTATTATAAAAAACAATAGGATATCTGCGGCCACCTGTTATCTTCCTCTAACCGATAGTCTAGAAATAAGTAAAGAATTAGGAACAAGGCATAGGGCGGCTTTAGGAGTTAGCGAGGTTTCAGATGCCATAACGATTGTTGTATCCGAAGAAACGGGAACCATATCTGTAACTCAATCGGGTTCCTTAACGAGGAATGTAAAGGGAGAATTCATAAGAACTCTGCTTGTGGATACTCC